TTGCCCTCGGCATCGATCAGTAAGCTGCTGAGTCCCTGGAGCTCCGCCAATCCGTTGAGTTGACCCAAGCAGGAGATATTTGTTTCCCGGAAAACATAATGCTCGGCGTGAGGAAATCGCAGCTTAATCCTGCCCAGAACACATACGATGCTGTTGAAGTTAATGTAACTGAAGTTCAGCGTGTGCACATCATTCGCCTTGGCCGGATTCCACTGCTTATCGATGAAACGGAGCGCTCCCTGGCCGTAGATGTTAAGGTACCTTCCGCATATCTCAATCAGATAATCGCCACCTTGTTCCCTTTCACGTTCAGCGGCGCTGGGCTTGGATACTGTTATGGCTGCGTTCGGAGTCGCAGCTGCTCCTGGTGCggtggctgttgttgtggtggaGCTTCCTGTTCCGGCTCCCGTTCCTGCTGAAGATTGGTTGGTTCCATTTGTTGCCGCCTTTGCTTGGGTTGCGACCAAGTTTAATCcattgttggtggtctttcCGCGACCCGCACTATTGGAACTGCTGCTGTTACTGGTGCTGCTGCTCACGGTTTGTGCGCGCACAAGACTGCCTGCCATGTACCGCTTGGAAGAGgcacctgctcctcctctCTGGTTAATCTGTAGGCCCAATTGTGTGATGGGCGCATGACGGGAACGCTGTTTGCTGCTGGTCGGGCGACTTGTATTGCAGGATGCAGTGGCGGGTACAGGCAAGGTGGCAATTATGGTTGCTGATGGCGAGGGCGACGTGGCGCCGGGCACTGGAGTTCCTGGGGCAGCTGGTGGCGTCAAGGTCAGTGCTGGTGGCGAAGGTGATGATGAGACCGGCGCTGGCGGTGTTACTTTAGTAACTTCGGGAGATGGGCTTGCAACTGGAACTGGCAATGATGATGGCTTTTCCGTCAAGCCCACCTTGTTGGAGTTTTCATCAATTTGCGGCGTCTGTGGTTTGTTTTTAGCACCGCCGTCCTCATTATCCGAGCTATAACAGCTGGAGCAGGAGTCAACATTGGGTCCTAGACTAGAGGCCTCCGAGGAGGCGCCATCCTCTTCGTGTGGATTCCTCAGATCCTTCGCAATCGGCGGCAGTTTAATCAGCGCCTGCAATTCATCTATCAGCTCCTTGGGCTGCTGCGACTCCTCCGACTCGGTCTCCCCCTCCTCGCCTGCGGGACCTTCGTTGGACTCATTGATCTTGGCCAGCTCGCTGGTTAGACGGCTCTTGGGACGACCCACCACCGTCTGTTGGGAACGCAAAAGTTCCCAGTTGGTCCTGGCATTGGATATGACCTCTTCTCGCCGGATGTTGTGATACGCCTCGGAGCTTCCAGGAGCAGCTTGAGCCTGTTCCTTGTGCTGGCGCCAAGCAAGGGCGGCCCGACGCACCTGCTCCGTGATGGGCATCTGACTAAGGGTTTGCAGCAGTGGAAGGTACGAAACCAAGAAGGATACGCAATCGCCGGCCAGGGAGACAGGATTGTTCTCGATTGTAACTTCCAGGAGGCGGGTGGCCCGAGCTATACTGGCCATATCATCAACCCTGTGCAGATCGTTGTGGCATAGCCAAAGCCTTTCCAGAGCCACCAGGTGCTGGAATCCGTTGATCCGTCGCAGCTTGTTCCGCTTGAGATTCAACTCCCTCAGGCAGCGCAGACCGAGAAAATCCTGCTGGTTAATCTGACGAATTTGATTCCCCGCCAGATTTAATGATTTGAGTTGCTGCAGGCAGTTGATGCGACTGCCCAGACTGGTGAGTTTATTGCCATGCAGATCCAACACTCTAAGCGTATCCTTCAACGAGGACAGACCACCAATATCCGTAATCCTGTTcttgcccagcagcagcaccgaAAGCGAAGGTAGTCCATCCAGATTCGCTATCCGCTCAATCTGATTATCATAGAGATCCAGAAATACCAGCTGCTGAAAGATGATTCCATAGCTGGCACTTAAGCTCAACTGCTTGTTCTTGATGCTCAGCTGCTCCAAGGCAGAAATGGTGGTCATCACACTGGGAGACTCCTCCTCTTCGCCGCATCCGCCGCACAGCGAGAGATTGCTACTGTGCAAGGCACTGCCATCATCGCAGCTCTGGAGGAGATTGCTCCCAGCTCCACCCGGCACACCCACTCCGCCGGCTCTGGTTGCCTTGAGCAATGCCCTCCGTTGGATGAGCTGTTGCTGATGCTTCATAGCCTGCAGGCTGCTGCTCACGAAGCTCTTGGATTTCTCCAATCCGTAGCGCATGCGTAACGCCGGCGGAGGCGTCAGTTGTGCCTGTCCGTAGTTGTAGCCTCGTTTCGCCAGCTTGGAGCGTCCTGCTGCTGTTCCGCCGTTGATGGCCAGTGCCTGAGTGGTCAGTGGACTGCCTGAACCAGGACTACCGCCGGACTTGGGCGACAGGCGATGGGAATTGGCGCCTGCATTGGTCATGGCACGGGTGAGTCTGCCTGGATGATGGCCACGCAAGCCAGAGCGTCCTCCCTCCTTGTTTCCATTACCGTTGCTATATTCTAAGgaagaaaaatataatatcaaTTGGAGTTCTAAGCGCTGTTATATAAATCCTTGATTTCCAGGATACAAACCACCCAGCTTGTTATTGTTACTCTCCCTGGGCGTGGCGACGGCAATGGGAGGCACTGGTGGAGGCGGTGGCGTCAGCTCCTTGGGTATGTGGAACGTGTTGATCAGGTTGTGCTGGAGCGACAGCAGTCGCAGATTGGGCTCCTGCTCAAAGATGGGTATCGCCGTGAGCCCTCTTTTGTCGTAGTTGATTCGATCGGGCAGCTCCTCGCGCTCCTTGGGCAATCTCTGGATGCGACAGATGCCATTTGGTTGCGGCGTGACGATGGCTCCACTCACCAGAGTTCCGCCTGTACTGCCCACCAATGTGTTGGGCGTTACGGCCGCTGTGGCTGGACGACAGCTATTGGAGGCCGCCGAGGAGGATGTGGACTTGGAACGCTGCCGCTGGATGCCAACGCCACGTGGTAGAttccgttgctgttgctgctgctgttggcggATTTGAGCTGCGGCGGCATAGCCTCGCttcaattgttgctgctggccaacTTGGAGCTCCGATTGCTGTTGgatttgctgctgttgctgctgctgctgctgcggcactGGTCGCTTGGGGATGACGTTGTGGCTTAAGGTGCTATGGGAGCGACCAATAGGACGCCGGCGTAGTCTTTGATTAAAACTAGGAACGAACGGTTCGATTTTCAGCAAAGATGTTTGAGGTAAGTagttctgttgttgttgttgttgtaattgttgttgttgttggggcTGTGGCGAGGGATTCGCTGCAGCCGGAGtcgcagcaggagcaggagcagggcAGAGTGCCTCCGGTGTGGGCGTTTCATCGTTGAGTATGGAGCGACCGCGGCATTTGGCCATGGAGATCAGCTGGCGGCGCCTGGCATGAGTTGCCGCCGATGTCGCTGGCTTCGTCCTTGGTGGCTCCTGGCCTTGCACCTGGACTGGCACCTGACCCTGCCcttgcccctgcccctgcccctggCCCGTTGCCGTGCGTGTGGCACCTTCCACCTTCGAGTTTCATAATAGTTCGATGCGGGCAAGCGACTCCTGGAGAGCTGCGGACATAGTTACGGGAATTTATGATGCTCCTTACGATGATTACTCTATTTCCGTTGCATAATCTGCAATCCCTTTAGAACCTGTTAGaaagatatatttaataaacaagtgaaagtataaataaatagtaatacTTTGATAGATGATTAGAATAATTCAAGATTAAACACCTTTTACATGTCGTTTTTTGCAATCCCTTTAAGGATTCACAATATTGGAATTTAAAGATTTAACTAATATTTTCTGAACATTCAAAACCATAAAAGAATTTTATGATTAAATCCAAAAATTGTCTGTATGCTCTCAGAACTGCAAGAGAACGAACCTCACATAATCCAATGGGTTGTGTTCCATTTTGCGAAtttaaaaccgaaaaaaaggCATTTAATTACAACTGCCTTGCAGTAATTGAAATTCGCTCACCCAGTTTTATGTGTAAATCCCAGAAATGACGAAAAACCAGTCCTGGTTATCtaatttgcaattgcattCAGCTCTCCGGACGACGGATTATGGATTAGTTTGGTTCTTTTTGGGGACACACAAATAGATACAGTGGGAGTGCCTCGAATGGAATTGGGAGCGACTGCTCCACTTGAGCTGCTTTTCCCTTCAATTCTCGTTGATTTTTggtgaatttttttttttgatttttgtttttgtcgaTTGGTGTATTCAGTCTTCTGCGGTACAGAGGGTATAGctttatagatatatagatatatagataaaAGTATGGTATTTGTGTGCTCCTCGAGTGTTGTTGGTCGCCTCCGTGGCAGCTCTGAGCCAGGATTCGTGGACTCGGCTCGGGCATGTGGGCCCATTTTATTAGTTTGTTTATTCGGGTTATACATTCACGGTTTTTGGCCTGGCGCGGTTGCCATAGAACACTTATATGCGGTGCATTTGGAAGACACTTGCTGTCCCTGTTCCGCTCACTCGCCGTCCCACTCGCTCCCGCGTGATTTGCGTtattagtttgtttatttaaagcTCTTTTGGGCCAATTCGAGGCCCAAAACAGCCAGGCCAGGACAGACCATACCAGGCCAGGCCGACTGTCGACTGTCGACCCACCTGGCCAACTGACTGACAGTCGGAAAGGTGGAGCGACAGGCGGGCAGACAAGTTGCACACCCATTCGGCTTGTTGCTGCCACGACTTGCGCTTCTAAACATACCAAAACATTGGATTTCTTGGCAAAATGGCGGTACACCGCACACGAAGGAGTCCATGGGGATTCCCAATCGAAACTCATAACTTACGCGATTACCCGCTAAATGCGGGCTATTTTATGGGACAGGGACTTGGTGTTCTGTATTTTAGGTCAATTAAGATTCAAATTCCTTTAAATGCATTCACATTTTGTACATCCTTTATGCTTTGAAAGGGtttctgtatttttgttttaatttgaatCTAAAGGGTTTTTAATTATCACTGCATTGCACTCCTTTCGAAGTGAACTCATATAGAGCGCAGTTGTTGATCCTTTTCCAGAAAACTCGTTTAAAGATTTTCGCAGAGGACAGGAAATTTCTTTTCGTGGTCTGGGCCACACTTTTGCTGGTTTTTCTCGGCTAGCGCCCTCAGCATTCACCTTGGCCGTGTGCAATTGAAGGGAAAGTCGTTTGCATTAAAAACCCATTTCGTGGCTTTTCATagctcttgttgttgttattactGCGCCctgttggctggctggctggctggctggctttgttgttgctgatggAAACTGTTTTGATTTGCGTATGGCCCCAACTATCAGGCAAAGGACAGTGGAGCGGCTACAGTGGGGCAGAGCGGGCGGAACACGCACATAATTGCCTGCCATCGTAATGGATTCACGTGCCTGCTGAGCCGTACTCGTTGTTCTGGCCGTAATGTTGTTGCGAAATATGCAAAAGTTAAGCGCCAACCGCAGGCGAGACAGAGAAAGACGGTGAAAGGTACACTGAAGTAAAATGGGGGAACTGAAATGTAcgagaaaagaaaactcaTGGTTGCGAAAAAGGTAATGGAGCTACTATTCTTTTGTCTTGATAAATTTACACTTAAGCAACTGTTACGTTTTAATTTTCCTTCGAACACtttatttttcccagtgcacaCACACCTAAGCAATTAAGGAGCAAAAGAGCGAGAGGCAAAGAGGGATATTCGTCGCCTGGCAAATTGCCCGCTGTGCTGACGGCGagtgcgaaagagacgggCAACCGAATCGAAGACACTGCAACAATTCGAATTTAATTGATGCCAGtcggcggcggcagcaacaaaaatcgAAGAGTGTGCGTGCGCTGGCATTTATGAGAGGAGCTTCGCCGGAAAGAAAGGCTCCTTTTGCCACCTGGCGATACGGACAATAACTGAGCCGTTGATTGGCACTGCGACCAGGTGCAAGAGCTTCATTTCCCACTCTCGGATTTCCACCTGCCATCACACTCGAATCCAGTTATTAGCCTCGTCGCCGTTCATTGAACTTTTCCGCAGTGGGCAACAAGTGGAGGAAAACTTACCGCGAAGAGTGTACGAAAGTCCTTCAAAAGTGCAGGTATGcaatgtttttatttcttataaaatgtttacaaaacTCCCATCTTATGTTACTCCAAATCAAGCATACGACATGTTGCCAAAGCTCGCGAAAAATATTGCTCATACGACATGGTAGCCAGGCTACTATCATTGAATTGGTATTAATGACTTATCCAGTATCTTTCAACAACTGTAGAATTAAGCAGCTTTTAACAAGCTATGAATGCGAATGGCTTGCAAAATGTAAACACCACTCGTTGAGTACCGATTGCAGGCGCTTTCAAGGTTTATCAAAGCCGTTGCATGCTGCGATTTCTGCTGCACTCGGGGCTTTGTTAACATTGATGTCCCGATGTCCTGATGTCCTGTCCGTCCCGCTGCGCCGACTGTTCGCCTGGGCGCTGTTTACTGATGCTGTGGTGGCCGCCATTGACATCCTTGCTGGCCATTAATTTTGCAGGCTTTTGCGGggcgaaaatggaaaatgtccACGCTCAGTGTACCGCCGCTGTTCTAGATAAAGAGTGCAGTGGGAATCGGGCAGAAAGCAGCGCTCGATAGTGCAGTGTTCAACCTTTGGCCTTTCCTTTGTGCCTGCAACAGTTTCACTCTCATTTTCACTGGGAtgcactggcaaaaaaaatcTAAACTGGGCAACTAAGTTAAGAGGTTTAAAAAGAGGCCCCTCTAGATGCCAGAAGTTGAAAGATGTCTGCTAATTAAACAGATTAGAGGCTAGTGATTTGGATTTAGTTTTTACTACTGAAAATGTACTTAATTGCTATCACTTTAAATGGTATTATTCTAAGTGCATTGTTGCACTTGTGCTCATTATCGcgattgttgctgctgtcgctgtGCGGTGGCTGTtgttatttactttttaataattacagCGCTCTGCTGCAATTGTCCCTGACCACAGGCCGAATGGGTCAGACGCAGGGGTGGCGGTGGATGGAAGGGGACAGGGGACGGGGACAAGGGACAAGCGAGAGACAAGGACAGCACACGGGCGGGACAGATAGCCGGTCGAGTTGATAAATTGCGCGCACGACGCACAGACAAAGAATGCCAGCTTACGGACACCCACACAGAAACGGACACCTCGCTTATTAGGTACAGTCTAAGTCATTAAAATAGGGTCAATTAAGACAAGAAACATCTATCGTATTTATACCGAAGAAATCTGCTACTAAAGGAATTATAGAGTAGATAATTGTAAGTGATAAAGAGGCTGATAAATGCCTTAAAATGTCTTGTATTATTCAGTATTTCTTCATTTTGGAATGagtaagcaaacgaaaaccTCTTTTGTTATATGTGTTTGTGTTATTTGTAATCTCTGGATGTTTCTGGAATCTCTTCTAGTGCTTTACCGTCCACTGTAGGTGCCAGGGTCTCATGATAAGCTTGCCAACTGTCCGCCACTTTCATCCAACCCGCAACCTTTGCCCACCACCCAACCCACCCAGCATCCCGGGCATCCTTGGACTTTTCCCAGCGATGGTCGAGCAATTTAATCAGACGGCAGAGCGCAGAAAAGCTGATAATACCGTTATGAATAATTTACccacatacgcacacacactcgctgATGGGAAGTGAAACGCGTTTTATTATTGTTTCTGGACCTGTctcttttggttttatttataattaatatagCAGCGCCAGTGTGTAATGCAAAAACATCACATAAAAGCACTTGTTGTTTGCACTTTTGCTTTCGAGCCTTTAAGAAACTGCGTGTGAAATCGTTTTAATTAGGTGCGGTAACTTCTTGCGGCTGACCAGTGGAGAATGCCATTTGGAATTTGGGATCGGGGAATGCCCCAAAATGTCACATTCACTTCAGAAGTTTGCCGTTGTGCTTCTTGTGCGTCTGTCAAAATCAATGTGCAGCCCCACCGCAAATATCATGAATGCATGATGTTCTGCGGTGGGGCCTAATATCGAAATTTAGTCTTCGCAGGCGACCGCAGTAAATGAAACAACCAGAAATGAACATTTATGCTACCCAAGTATATCATTTACTGGGTACCCTGATGTATTCGATTAAAGACGGTGCAAAAATATTATCTTTcgaataattaaataattggtTTGGGTAATATAGATTTTCAATACATTCTTGCGCTTCTTGAAGTCAAGTAAAATCGCTTTATTAAACACACAAGGTTCTTAGATTACatggaaaaaatgttaataactATATTCAGACAAGGGAAATAGTTTCTTGCTTCttcaaaaaatcgaaaatgcTTAAAGATGTGTAAATATACTTTACATTAACTAAAAAAGTTTTGCCGGTTCAAAGCGTTATTGACATCTTACCGTTGTCTTTCTTAAATATACTGTAATCGACTATTATGTAACTATTTTGATTGCATTTCGGCTCGTTTGTAATGGCGGATTATAGCTTGGGCTACAATACTTTGTTCACATACATTTCGGACTAGTTTATATATCTGAGATAAGCTTAAACTACTGCATTGGGATCCTTTAAGCACTCAGCTCGTTTGCCCCTTCTTCTCCGAGAGAACCACAGCAATCTGGAGCGCCTTTGAGCCGTGACCACATCGGATTCCACATGGATGCAGTTCCTCGCGCCGGAAACCTTAACCAACTTCGCATCCAGATCCAGTTCGCTGGCATTGAGTATTTGTGCGACGTGTGCCTCGTCGATTGTGCCTTTGAAGATGAGGGGATAGGGCCACTCGTGGCATATCGTCGGTCCGCTGTAGTCCCTCAGAGCCTCGATCATCCTGTCCAGACGCCTCATCTCCTCGTGGTCGTCGTTGAATTCACGCACCTCGTCCAGCAGAGCGGCCACATCGGATTCGAGCACCTGCGAGGTGGATTGGAAATTGGATTAGCTGGAAATCGCTTATTTTGCTCGATTTGCACTGCGGTATCCAATGACACAATGACAGTGACGACGTTACGGTCACTGAT
This portion of the Drosophila santomea strain STO CAGO 1482 chromosome 3L, Prin_Dsan_1.1, whole genome shotgun sequence genome encodes:
- the LOC120448354 gene encoding uncharacterized protein LOC120448354; this translates as MTEPISAAVQRRRQLLHSVESLRGRVRQVLKCVINLHIEFLVLESDVAALLDEVREFNDDHEEMRRLDRMIEALRDYSGPTICHEWPYPLIFKGTIDEAHVAQILNASELDLDAKLVKVSGARNCIHVESDVVTAQRRSRLLWFSRRRRGKRAECLKDPNAVV
- the LOC120448177 gene encoding uncharacterized protein LOC120448177; translated protein: MAKCRGRSILNDETPTPEALCPAPAPAATPAAANPSPQPQQQQQLQQQQQQNYLPQTSLLKIEPFVPSFNQRLRRRPIGRSHSTLSHNVIPKRPVPQQQQQQQQQIQQQSELQVGQQQQLKRGYAAAAQIRQQQQQQQRNLPRGVGIQRQRSKSTSSSAASNSCRPATAAVTPNTLVGSTGGTLVSGAIVTPQPNGICRIQRLPKEREELPDRINYDKRGLTAIPIFEQEPNLRLLSLQHNLINTFHIPKELTPPPPPVPPIAVATPRESNNNKLGEYSNGNGNKEGGRSGLRGHHPGRLTRAMTNAGANSHRLSPKSGGSPGSGSPLTTQALAINGGTAAGRSKLAKRGYNYGQAQLTPPPALRMRYGLEKSKSFVSSSLQAMKHQQQLIQRRALLKATRAGGVGVPGGAGSNLLQSCDDGSALHSSNLSLCGGCGEEEESPSVMTTISALEQLSIKNKQLSLSASYGIIFQQLVFLDLYDNQIERIANLDGLPSLSVLLLGKNRITDIGGLSSLKDTLRVLDLHGNKLTSLGSRINCLQQLKSLNLAGNQIRQINQQDFLGLRCLRELNLKRNKLRRINGFQHLVALERLWLCHNDLHRVDDMASIARATRLLEVTIENNPVSLAGDCVSFLVSYLPLLQTLSQMPITEQVRRAALAWRQHKEQAQAAPGSSEAYHNIRREEVISNARTNWELLRSQQTVVGRPKSRLTSELAKINESNEGPAGEEGETESEESQQPKELIDELQALIKLPPIAKDLRNPHEEDGASSEASSLGPNVDSCSSCYSSDNEDGGAKNKPQTPQIDENSNKVGLTEKPSSLPVPVASPSPEVTKVTPPAPVSSSPSPPALTLTPPAAPGTPVPGATSPSPSATIIATLPVPATASCNTSRPTSSKQRSRHAPITQLGLQINQRGGAGASSKRYMAGSLVRAQTVSSSTSNSSSSNSAGRGKTTNNGLNLVATQAKAATNGTNQSSAGTGAGTGSSTTTTATAPGAAATPNAAITVSKPSAAEREREQGGDYLIEICGRYLNIYGQGALRFIDKQWNPAKANDVHTLNFSYINFNSIVCVLGRIKLRFPHAEHYVFRETNISCLGQLNGLAELQGLSSLLIDAEGNGITLKESWRAYAIYRLSHWGLKQLNGQEVTEAEVEAANAMYVGLSDLVLWSMPEVMLQPLLARLRLDETCTASKLSPKEWLLRPDNKSLRLVVGKEALQWKKNAGGGAGTSTSMNLNQATEAGSTAMAPSVRDRGRQHFALLLENTCNAVEKLHKLETLWPSMLLDIVRNTLLDYAQLDVYLRNLMCELMK